GCCGCACGgtacaaacatatttttgcataattaatttatttatctttctttgATGTGTCGTACCGATTCGTAAACACTGGCTGCTCCGAAGTCGATGATCTTGACTATCGAAAGACGAATATCACATCCTCCAGAGCCAGAACCTGTTTTGTCTGTCCAGCACCTTGAAACAATATCCGAACTCCGAAGGTATCTCCAAATTTTGCAGCTTCCTCGATGAACTTGACATCTTCTGAGCGGACCGAATCTGCATCCGAGGCGAAAGTGGAGTTGGCCGCATTGTGCAATAATCAAATTCATCCGCTTTTATCGATATGTTCGGGGTTGGTCGCTCTTACGCTTGGTGACGATCATCTTCGCGTGGTCGGTATTTTGGCTAACAGACCCAAAGCGCGAGGAACAAATAGCGAAACCAGTTttgaaaatagcaaacaagTAACCGTCGTAGGTAACTCCTTCAATGTCATGAGTCAGCAGGACAGATAACAAAGAAGTTAGAGGTGGGTCCAACACGGACCTCAATCTGTAGTTCTATAGAAATTCCATCAATCAATCGTCGATTGTGCGTGTGTTCGACTGCTATCTGGGGGCACCCACTCAGCAGGTATGGAGACTCCCGAAAGCCGAGTGGATTATGAAATGCGCGGTTCGGGTAGCAGGAACTAGGTCATGGATGCCTTTGAGAGCACTCTCCATTCCCGTTTTAGACATAGGGAGTCGTACCACGAGCCCTGACCTACGCAACGTCGTTGTTGGCATTTGATGGATTAAGTGTGAAACGTCAAACGGTCAAACGCCGCCGAGAGTGACAACGCCGATGGAGATAAAGAcatcaaatatgtttttccaTCTCTGTATCTCAGGATCGCGTGCATTATTGTTTTAGACAACTGTGTATGGATGGAAATTGATGAATGAGTTTAAAAGATCTGACCCGCTGAAGTGTTGTTTTACACATAGATTTTCAGCCATTCAATGGGCCAAGCTATCAGTCCAAGGCAAGCCAAGCGACAAATGGGCAGCGGTATCACTGAACCATCGCTGTCATTCCAAAAGTGGTTTTACCCAAAAGTATTTCTAACACCTtgagcacacaaacaaattcgCTCCAGATAATTCTCGGACGAACACGTGTGTAAATGGGCCACACTTTACAGCAGCGAATTGATCTTGATGATACGCGATTTTACGATGCGCGGAAAACCCATATCACTCGTTTCTATTTGCAACCGATGGTACCGTGCGTTGGGCCTGGTCGGTGCGCAAACGAGTCAAAGTGCAAATTGCCAGCATCAACAAAACGCGCTCCCTACTATCGTTAAACAAATGTCAAcaagtgcaaaaaagtgtgttaaAAGAGACTATCATGGTAAGGCGGCCCATTGACAACTATTAAATTAAGGTAGATGTCACAAAAAATAGCAACGAGttacaacataaaacaagataacaaatatgcaaaaaatatAGCTACCTGAGCATCgctatttaaaatgaattccagatttttttacaaagatGCGACCTTGAGCAGCGATTTAAAAGTACTCCAGGTTGAAGGATACTGTAGCAATAGTACGGTTATTGCTATTTTCGAATGTAAATCCAGTAATGAGCATTGCTTTTAAGCGTCAATTAAGAGCGCGTGTGTACATAAAACAGTTTCGTGAACCATGTGCGGTTACTTACGCTGCCCGTATGgacactttttttctttggtacAGTGAGTAACAGATAGCTTCTTTCATCTAACCATGCATGTCGTTAAAATATTACTACTTTTCTTGCACACCTTCCACTTGGAACCAGTTTTGGCCCACAGCACATTGCCGGGTAGATATGTACAATACCGCGAAAGTGTTCCATTTTGTAAGTAACACTTGTTGTCAACGTCGATGACGCCATACGGTCCCTATATTATTGTACCCTTTTCGTCTAGATACACACGGAAAGGGGTTACAAATATTGTCCCTCCATATTAAGTCCTCCTCGAGAGTGTTCCCGATCGAAGTGTGAAAAGTTGGTTCAATACAAACATCCCTTCACATCCACATGCACCTCGCAGCTAACACAAAGTCAATCACGGTTTGTCACTAGAACTGCTTCGTTTTGCACCTCCTTTCATTTGCTTTGGCAACAGCTGTTTGGCTACTCACCGAGAATATCCTGTTGCGGCACCCAGCGCTCCATCCGAATGTTGGTGGTACCATTGAGATCCAGATCAGCATCATGCTTCCACAGAACGTCATACTTGAGCGACTTAAACACCTCCAGAAAGAGGTTCAGATTGTGCTGATTGAGCGAATCACTACGAATGAGCGTTCCGAGACTGAAGTACACCACACCGTGCACCGAACGATCTAGATACGCTTGAAGATCAGTCGGCAGCGCTTTCGGAGGTTCAATGTGCATGAACCCGAGCTGTATCGAGTTGGGCACTAGCGGACGCACGTACCCAAGCGATGGTTCCGCGTTCACCATCAAAAAATCGACCCGACGCATCAAGTCCCACGAACGTGTCATATTGCTGCCAAAGTTTTGTTCGATCATGCGATCAAATATAGCGAAATCGGTCGGCAGAACGTGGTACTCAATCAGCAGGTTCGAGATGACCGCTTCTACCCgttggaaaaagtttaaatcGTGCGTAAACTTGTGATTCATCTCGGGATGTGCAACCACATTCATCACGTTGCCGATCGCTTCATGGCACATGCccatcgaatcgatcgaactGATACCGATCATCGGTGCCTGGAACAGTTCGGCGAACGCGTACATCGGTGTGAACTGATAGTACTCCACGATCACCACATCGAAGTGTGCGTCCCGGGCGTGTATCAGTGCCTGTACGTCTGGATGGGCCAGTTCCGCCTCGAGGAACAACCGTGTCGTCCTGCGCAGCTGTACAGCGATCTGGTAAAAGTTCATATTTCGCTGCTTCATGTCAACCACGTCGAGATTTTGCTCCACGATCCGGTACGCGTAGCTCCAGTCAATCACGGTCACGTTCGGATGGTCCGTTGCGAACGGATCTGGCGTCATAATCGTCAGCTCGTGACCCCGTTCGATCAAACCCTTCATGAACGCTCGGTACACTATCTGGTGGCTGCGTGCTGGCGAAGGAAAGATGGCCAACACCCTAGCACCGTCGGTTAGGGCGGGCATCTCCACGATTACCACTGCtagcaccaccaccgccaccatcaccatccgcaCCATTCCAACAAACCCCCACATGGTTCCGCCCTTAACGACGAGGAACTTGATCAACACTTTTCCCCAGCGAAAGGACACACTGGGATATGTGACTCGACGGTGCACAGGCTTAGCTTAATCACCATGAAAACACTTTCACTTCCGCACAGGATTATGCAATTTCTGAAAGATCTTCCCTAATCTAATTCGCCACCGAGCCAACGACCGTTTGTACCTAAACCCTTATCTTAACACACCGCACCGTACGACCGTCGTTCAACTAAAAGAGCCATCAGGCGAGGATGGTGATTTTATATGACCGTCTCAAACGATCGCTCGGTGAAGATCGCGACACCACCACGCGCTGGTCAGCAGCCGCGACAAACGACACGCTACACGAAGGCAACACGAAACATGACGCGATGCTGTCGTGCGACTAACGCAATGTTTCTTATGCTCCGTGGGCCGCGCTTGGAAGCTGTGGGAATATCGATCGTGACGAATTGGTTTGCAAGCGGTCAGTCGAACCGCGGCTTGTTGCGGAATGTTTCGCGCTGTACGGTATGCAACGTTTAAACCGTTTAATATGTTTACTTAACCTGCGCAATGGTATGGGAGAAAAGAAATAGCTCACTCACGTTATATCATCTTTTGAGGTGAACAGCGATCAAGGTCAATGCTAAATGCATCCCACATGTTTaaatgagaaaacaaaataacaacacatgCACTAGCCACTCCCGTAGCTCAAAGAAACAACTGATGATGCAGTCATCAGCGAAACAAATGTTGCGGTGACGAACTAATCTTAACCTCGGATTGAAAAATTATCTACATTTTGACTGGTCTCCTCTTTTGGATAGAAGAAACGTTTATGGTGTGACATCTCAATCGTTAAAGAAATGATTGACACTATCAATCCTCACTATCAAACGCGTACGGATATTGACTGGGTCATCAACCTAAAAATGGGGAAGCTTCTCTAACGTTTTGCATCAAAGTCACATTaggtaaaaaagaagaatttttataattaagTTTTGTCTttcaaaatggaaattatgaaACACGTGACGAACGAATCAGAAATCGAAAAATTAATTCGTTCGTCACGGATTCCTTCCGTTCCTTGCACACAAATGCAAAAAGCCCTTCGTAGTTTGTGTAAGGTTCGGGTGAAAATTagatttccatttccaaacagcaaaaccatcCGCAAATGTGTGAAGGTTGTGGCGTGGTTGTACAACAAATTAAGCACAAAATTTTAACCAGCTCCTACCAGTCATCGACAGCGAACGTATCGAACAAAACTCTTGCAACCTGTCAAAAACCCGTAAGATTGCAAAAGTACCGCACATCGAACGTTTCCAATTCGATTCACACCGCGGCTAGCGATCGCGTGGTGCAGCTCTGGAACCTGTCAGTGCTTTTCCCTCCATTCGTGGGACTTTTGAAGATTTGGGCAACGCATGTTGCTTCAAGTGTTTAGCATCTGTTATCGAATCGTTTACCGCGTCGTGTCCTCTATGACCCGTATGGATGGGGGAAACTTAGTGAATGATTTGAAATCGAGCCTTGGAATCTATTCCttaattatacatttttaatgctCACAACTACAATTCAGATCGGTTTGGTTCAGTTGAGTTGATTTAACGAAACATCCCCCTTTTTAATGAAGCCACAATTGAATATGTCAAGTACCTGtcctcaccaaaaaaaaataataaaaaaaaatcctagaGAAAGGAACACACCATCAAACGCTTTTTTAATGACCGTTTGACCTCTTTCCAAAAAAGCTCGAGCTGCATTTGTCAACTAGACTGCTTCAACAACAAACTCCAAAaacatatatacacacacaccgaaggTCACCGTCAACGGCTGAACCGCTAAGTGTCATTCCTCTTTATGAATGGACGCTCCCTGCACACATGCGCGGGTGGAGGAAGGATGTGGGAGGAACCGCTTATGCTATGGATCACCCGAAATTCGACAATGGGTACGCCACCATGAGTTGCGGTTTACATATCTCCAACGACTCCGTCCCATTCCCGTGGGGAGGGTATAACAATGTTTACATACGCATGCAAGCACCCAAGCAAATGGGTGTTCAATTGTTGTGCCTTAGGCCTCCCCATCGGACGAAGATCGAGATCGAGCGCTGGCTAGAGAGAGTCAGCAGGCAGGGACACGGTTTCTCGCCGGTACGTAAAGTGTTAATGCAATCCTTTTTATGCGATGTACGGTGCGAGCTCGCACACATACATTTCAGGGGGTGGCGTAGATAACGTGTAGCAGCTATTTGCCCAAACAACCGATCGCGGTTCACGCTCAACACGGACAACACCGAACACCGAAACCTACCAAATGCCACTTAAAACTGATGGAAAGCATTTGGAAATGTGTGCATTTGAAATGTGCGTGAATGTTGATCGGATGTGTgcgtgactttttttttgctttccttttctgACCCACGGCGaagacaaatattttacaacattaTTAACGTCTTTCACAACGGCATTGTAATTTTCTGTTGTTCATAATGCAAATATTAACACaccgttgcaaaaaaaaacatcggaCATCTATACCAAGCTGCCAGTTTGATTGAAAGGATCGATAAACCCTCTCGAtatgaatagttttttttttcattttcttttagcACTCACCTTTATTATAGTGGCAAGCAAATTAGTCGAAATGGTGTCTCTTTAAAGAAACATGATGCCGTCAGGACAGGCAGTAACGCAGCAGCTGGCCAGTTTAATACTGCGCATATTTTTACTTCACGCTTAATGATTCTAACGCCCGCTCGTGATCGGCAGTGTTTGTGATGCATTTTGTCGCCCGAAGCGTCATTCGTGTGTCAATTAATTTCACACCTTATTTGGCCCAACCAACTTGCAGTACCCATTATTAGCATTCAATTCGTATATTTGGAGGTTGCATATGTATACAATAATGTGTCGCGGCATAAAACATGTTATTCATCGCTAAAACTGTAGGCCGCGTtaggaaaaaaattgaaaattctgAAGCTTCAATAGTGGAGCAGCCTTTTTCAAGGATTACTTATTTTAGTTAAtaactattttttaataatgagCCCTAATTGACAGCCTCCGATATGTTTTATTGTGAATTGTTGATATTGAAAAGTGGTTATGAGTTTGCTGCTTACCTAGGAGTTCCCTTAGTGGCATTTAATTAACACTCGGATGCCAGAGTAAAATCTCTTCCAAGAAGCGTTGATTAGGTTTCAATCGAAATATTCATCtccttcttcatcggcacaacaccCTCGAGAGacctaggcctgccatttttggctttctttgacattatttacccgtagatAGTCATACCTGCGTAAGGGGGTGcggttgggattttggaccggtcctgtcgtgttaataaatatttgagGTTAGTATTAAATCATTCTCCATTTACTACCGTAATCGGTTTTGGGTGTCTTTTAATGAAGCATAACTTCGCAGGGAATAAAAACATTGTCCTACATTGGGAACAATCTCAATTCCataagtttgtttagttttgattCAAACAAAGACTGCTAATGAATATCAGGGAAGaaga
This Anopheles marshallii chromosome 3, idAnoMarsDA_429_01, whole genome shotgun sequence DNA region includes the following protein-coding sequences:
- the LOC128711175 gene encoding UDP-glucosyltransferase 2-like translates to MWGFVGMVRMVMVAVVVLAVVIVEMPALTDGARVLAIFPSPARSHQIVYRAFMKGLIERGHELTIMTPDPFATDHPNVTVIDWSYAYRIVEQNLDVVDMKQRNMNFYQIAVQLRRTTRLFLEAELAHPDVQALIHARDAHFDVVIVEYYQFTPMYAFAELFQAPMIGISSIDSMGMCHEAIGNVMNVVAHPEMNHKFTHDLNFFQRVEAVISNLLIEYHVLPTDFAIFDRMIEQNFGSNMTRSWDLMRRVDFLMVNAEPSLGYVRPLVPNSIQLGFMHIEPPKALPTDLQAYLDRSVHGVVYFSLGTLIRSDSLNQHNLNLFLEVFKSLKYDVLWKHDADLDLNGTTNIRMERWVPQQDILAHPKVRVFVMQGGQQSMEEAIDRHVPLVVIPFNFDQFGNADKVTERGIGRSVWMERLTVESLRECILDVASNKRYKRNVARLGRLVRDQPMRPVEKAVWWTEYVIRHNGVEHYRYPAAHMSFLVYHYYDVFCAGIVLALAVLTGLYYLVRRIFRWLSNRVKYDQGHRSNAKLLKEKAL